A stretch of Lactuca sativa cultivar Salinas chromosome 6, Lsat_Salinas_v11, whole genome shotgun sequence DNA encodes these proteins:
- the LOC111914067 gene encoding uncharacterized protein LOC111914067 — translation MANVNEQLMGRKGARRFVARLAIGGGLRGSTRLKKEKDRSSEVAVTSDEKEETKQRGCSFSVLEGSCEGERGPKGVWGASRAAAATMTGCSVGLLDGRGRGVRGWGCYFDRWQGMDVYVLMFDKESMDAWGGAWLSKQERTEVDCDILSPLVAAQ, via the exons ATGGCAAACGTGAACGAACAATTGATGGGTCGAAAGGGAGCACGAAGGTTCGTCGCTCGACTCGCAATCGGTGGTGGCCTCCGGGGTTCGACTAGACTAAAGAAGGAGAAGGATCGAAGCAGCGAGGTGGCAGTGACCTCGGACGAGAAGGAAGAGACGAAGCAGCGGGGCTGCTCGTTTTCTGTCTTGGAAGGTAGTTGCGAAGGGGAAAGAGGTCCGAAGGGGGTCTGGGGGGCGTCGCGAGCAGCAGCAGCGACGATGACGGGGTGTTCGGTGGGTTTGCTCGACGGGAGGGGAAGAGGAGTGCGAGGGTGGGGATGTTACTTCGATCGGTGGCAG GGAATGGATGTTTATGTGTTGATGTTTGATAAAGAATCGATGGATGCTTGGGGTGGGGCTTGGTTATCGAAACAGGAAAGGACAGAGGTGGATTGTGATATTCTTAGTCCATTGGTGGCAGCTCAATGA